From the Brassica napus cultivar Da-Ae chromosome A8, Da-Ae, whole genome shotgun sequence genome, one window contains:
- the LOC106444584 gene encoding mitochondrial import inner membrane translocase subunit TIM17-1-like has protein sequence MGTPENTREPCPDRILDDIGDAFGMGIAGGSVFHFIRGINNSPSGARLSGGAQYVRMNAPKLGGSFAVWGGLFSTMDCAMVYARQKEDPWNSIFAGAATGGLLSLRQGFRASARAVLVGGAVLTLLQGVQIALDKLANAAQQHEQASMSDAASLPPAQVYETSSAPEAGSGSWYGGLFGSGKKEESEDKSGSKTRVLESCDAPPVST, from the coding sequence ATGGGAACTCCAGAGAATACAAGAGAACCATGTCCCGACCGGATCTTAGATGATATTGGCGATGCGTTCGGCATGGGTATTGCCGGAGGATCTGTCTTTCACTTCATCAGAGGAATCAACAACTCTCCCTCAGGCGCTCGTCTCTCCGGCGGCGCACAGTATGTACGTATGAACGCTCCTAAACTCGGAGGAAGCTTCGCCGTATGGGGTGGTCTGTTCTCGACCATGGACTGCGCCATGGTGTACGCTAGACAGAAGGAAGATCCATGGAACTCCATCTTTGCCGGCGCCGCCACCGGAGGCCTTTTATCGCTGCGTCAAGGTTTCCGCGCGTCTGCTAGGGCGGTTTTGGTGGGAGGTGCGGTGTTAACTCTCTTACAAGGAGTACAGATCGCTTTGGACAAACTCGCGAATGCTGCGCAGCAGCACGAGCAGGCTTCCATGAGTGATGCGGCCTCCTTACCACCTGCTCAGGTTTATGAGACTTCTTCTGCTCCGGAGGCAGGTTCGGGGTCTTGGTATGGAGGTTTGTTTGGGAGTGGGAAGAAAGAGGAGTCTGAGGATAAGTCAGGGAGCAAGACTCGGGTTCTTGAGAGCTGTGATGCGCCTCCCGTCTCAACTTAG